One Coprobacter fastidiosus genomic window, AGCCTTCTATCGGTGTTTCTCCTGTAGCATAATCCTCGGTTGTCGTGACGAAAACTACTTGCCCTCCGCGTCCTCCGGTTGCAAATTTTCCGAATCCTTCTGCTGAGGTGAAAGCTGGTACTTGAGCTTTTGATGAGATTGCAAAGATGAATGTCAGGACAATAATACTTGCTTTGATTATATGTTTTCGATCTTTCATGATATAGGAAATTTACAAGTTTATTTTATGTTGCAAAAATACCGGTAATGCCGGAGGATAATGTGTACTTTTTGTTATTGTTGGAGGATTTTTTGCCTACTCTTTGTAATGATATTTTTATGATGATAAATACCGATTTTTAGGTATTGATATATGCTTATCGGCTTTTTAATTTTGTTCTGTTAAGTCAAATCGAACTTATGCAAGCAGAAAAAGAATATGTGAGGAAAAATATATTGGCTGCAGCGACACCGTTGTTTTATGCAAAAGGGTATGTAAAAGTTCCTATGCGCAAAATTGCGGAAGCTTCCCATGTGGGGTTGAGTAATATTTATAATTATTATGATAGTAAAGAGGATATTTTTCATGAAATAGTGCGTCCTGTAGTGAATTGTTTTTATGAAATGCTCGACGAACATCATGGGAAGAGGGGTGCGGATATACTGGAAATGTTCACGAATGATTATCTCCGGTCTGTTATAGATGAGTATGTTTCTATTGTCAATAAGTACAGGGATTTGTTGTTTTTGCTTTTGTTCAGGTCTCAAGGTACTTCGTTGGAGAGATTTAAAGAGGATTTTTCGGATCGTTCGACTATGCTGGTGAAAGATTATTTTTTGAAGATGAAGTGGAAACACCCGGATTTGAATATTGATGTTTCGGACTTTACGATACGTTTGCATACTGTTTGGATGTTTACGATGTTGGAAGAGCTGATCGTTCACAGGAGAACACCGGATGAAACGGAAAAAATAATAACGGAATATATGATTTTTTGTGTTACAGGTTGGAGAGAGCTTATGAAGAGATAGGCTCTCTTTTT contains:
- a CDS encoding TetR/AcrR family transcriptional regulator — its product is MQAEKEYVRKNILAAATPLFYAKGYVKVPMRKIAEASHVGLSNIYNYYDSKEDIFHEIVRPVVNCFYEMLDEHHGKRGADILEMFTNDYLRSVIDEYVSIVNKYRDLLFLLLFRSQGTSLERFKEDFSDRSTMLVKDYFLKMKWKHPDLNIDVSDFTIRLHTVWMFTMLEELIVHRRTPDETEKIITEYMIFCVTGWRELMKR